DNA sequence from the Leptospira limi genome:
GTGGGATTTTTTCAGCAATTAAGTCACCCGGTTTTACTGATTGGATGACACCAATATTTTTATAATTGATCCTTCCATGTTCATCTTCTTCTAACTGTGGTTTGTTGTCAGATCGGAAGTAAATTTTGATCTCACCATCTTTTCCAGGGATAGGTTGTACACCCTTTGCAATGACATAAGGTATAAAAAATTCAGGATTTTTGATTTGGTTTTGGATGACAGAATCGATGATCCCAACTGAAATTCCGACGGCTGCGATTTGTTCCCTCAATTGGTATTCGGTGAGGAGTGGCCCACCATGTTTTGGAGGGTGGAGGACCATTTTTGCTTCCATACCATCATCGGAAACACTGATGTCTGCATAGGAGGGAACTGGATCCCCTTTGGACCATGTTCCAATTTCCACAGGTTTTCCATCGGCAAGTACTACGATTTTTTTTAATTGTTCGGTTTGGTAACCTTCAACTCCAAAAAGTTGAACACGAGCAAGGACATCTTTGTATTCTACTTTTTTGCCTTTTGCACCAGGTTTGGTGATTTTTAAAATGGCTTTTCCATTGGAATTTTCGATTTGAAAATAACCATTTTCGGATGCTTCCAAATCTTGTAAGATTCGATCGGTATAAGAGTCAGGGCCTGGCATTTATGTATATTCTAACAAATGACGAACCACATCTTCTTCACCATTTGTTTTTAGTTCCGATTTGGGAGTCATTCCATCCACTGTTCTCATGTATGCCAGGGTTTCTTCAAATTCACAAGAAATAATTTTTTCTAAAGGCAAATAGGCAGATTGAAAATACAAATCAAGTGCACCAACGAGATAAAGGTATTCGCTGAAGTCTCCACGATCTGTATAAAGAATTGGCGTTTTTGCATAATAACATTCTGCTAAAATTCCATACCCAGGTTTTGTACAAACAAAATCAGAAGCTGCCACCAAATCCGGGTAATGTGAGACTTCTGGTACCAAAATTCCATCAGATTGAATGCCAGGAACTCCAAATGCAACAAGTTGGATATGTTTAGGCAAAAAATCGGTATGTAACCTATGTCCTTCTAATCCATAAGCTCCAAAGGAAAGGAGGATATAAGTGATTTCATCTCGGAACCCAAATTGTTTACGAGCTATCTCCTTTGGTAGGGTTGGTTTTCTCCCAACAAGGCCGATATTCGTTCGTTCTAAAAAATTAGGCATAGGGCATTGGAAAGGTAAAACCAGAGCTTCTGTCACAAACCCATATTCCACTTCCAGATGGTCGCTCAAATTTCCGAAGTAAGAATCGGATTTTGCATAATTACGGTAAATAAAATCCCAAGTAAAATTTCCAATGAAGATACTGGGAATCCCTGTTTCCAATGCGATTGTAATTGGGAAGGATGAACTATCGGTTAGGATCAGAGAGATTTTTTGATCTTTACAGTATTTGGTCTCTTCCTTTAATAAAATCGATTTGGATTTTTCAAATTGGATCAGTTCCTCTTTTGTAGTTTCAATGTCTATGGAAAGTGAATCTTTTTGTGAGATACCTACATCTAATTTGAGAGAGCGTAGTTTTAATTTGGGATGTTCATAGTCGATAAAACCGATACGGGTGCTTATTAAATGGATTTCTTCAATGAAAACTTCGTTTAATAAACGTTTAATGATGTTTCCCGAACGACTGATATGTCCGAACCCATGGCCTGAAATATAATAATACAGTTTCATTTGGATCTTTGGCGGATGGATTCGTATAAAACAATTCCACAAGACATAGCTAAATTGAGGGAATCCGCTTCACCGAGCATTGGAAGATATAATGTTTTATCTGCGAGTTCCTTGGCAATCGGACTCAGTCCATACTGTTCACTCCCAAATAAAAAAACAGATTTCTCCTTCATATCCACAGAACTGTACAAGGTTTTCCCTTCTGGTGTGACCGCATACCGTTTGTATCCTTTGTTATGAAATTCAGACAATACTTCCTGTATGTCTCCAATGTATACGGGGAGTGTGAAAATAGTTCCAGTACTTGCTCGGACTACATTGGGATTAAATAGATCAATCCTTGGGTCTGTGACAATCACAAGCCCTACACCCGCACCTTCTGCAGTCCGAAGAATGGTGCCAAGATTCCCTGGTTTTTCAACACCTTCGATGATGAGGATGGGATTGGTTTGGATGGTTTTGATTTGTTCCCATGGAACATTTGCATTTGGCGTGTCTGCAACGGCAATGAGACCATCAGGCCGATCCCGATAGGATATCTTTTCAAAAATTTTTCTAGGTAATTCGTAAATCGGACATCGAAGCGAAGAAATGAGTTCTTCCTCATTTTCTCCTAAAAAACATTCGGGAGAAACGAATACACTCGTAATCTTTGCCGTTAAACAAGGGATAGGTGATTTTTGATTCCCTGTGATGGCTTTTTTGATTTCTCTGTAACCTTCGATGAAAAATTTTTTCTCTTCATCTCGGTTTCTTTTTTCTTTTAGACCACTGACCCATTTGACTTTTGGGTTTGAGAAACTTGTGATGGAGGATCGTTGTTGTTTCATAGAAGGCAAAGTGGCACTTATGATTTTTTAAAAAATGTGCAAAAACCAGCAGGGTATTTTTTCCCTGAAGTTTCGGGGATATAAAGTTCAGTTGTTTCGTAATTCCCTTTGGTTTTGATCCGAGAAGAAAGAATTCGTTCCAAGGTAAGTGGACTAAAACCTTGGCTATGGCAACTCAGGATGACAAATTCTGGTTTGGAGTCAGAGAGTTCCATCAGCGCATCCATTAGCTCTGATAAATTTTCTTCAATTTTCCAAACTTCACCTTTCGAACCACGACCAAAACTTGGTGGGTCAAGGATGAGGCCTTGGTATTTTTTCCCACGTTTGATTTCACGGCGGATGAACTTCATCACATCATCTACGATCCAACGTACTGGTTTGGAATCGAGCCCGGAAAGTTTTGCATTTTCCCTTGCCCAGTCCACCATTCCTTTCGATGCATCCACATGGCAAACACTCATACCTGCATCAAGGCAAGCCAGTGTGGATCCACCAGAATAGGCGAATAAATTTAATACTTCGAGGCCTTGCTTTTTTTTGCCAATCTCACGGATTCGGTTCC
Encoded proteins:
- a CDS encoding glycosyl transferase; the protein is MKLYYYISGHGFGHISRSGNIIKRLLNEVFIEEIHLISTRIGFIDYEHPKLKLRSLKLDVGISQKDSLSIDIETTKEELIQFEKSKSILLKEETKYCKDQKISLILTDSSSFPITIALETGIPSIFIGNFTWDFIYRNYAKSDSYFGNLSDHLEVEYGFVTEALVLPFQCPMPNFLERTNIGLVGRKPTLPKEIARKQFGFRDEITYILLSFGAYGLEGHRLHTDFLPKHIQLVAFGVPGIQSDGILVPEVSHYPDLVAASDFVCTKPGYGILAECYYAKTPILYTDRGDFSEYLYLVGALDLYFQSAYLPLEKIISCEFEETLAYMRTVDGMTPKSELKTNGEEDVVRHLLEYT
- a CDS encoding TrmH family RNA methyltransferase translates to MKQQRSSITSFSNPKVKWVSGLKEKRNRDEEKKFFIEGYREIKKAITGNQKSPIPCLTAKITSVFVSPECFLGENEEELISSLRCPIYELPRKIFEKISYRDRPDGLIAVADTPNANVPWEQIKTIQTNPILIIEGVEKPGNLGTILRTAEGAGVGLVIVTDPRIDLFNPNVVRASTGTIFTLPVYIGDIQEVLSEFHNKGYKRYAVTPEGKTLYSSVDMKEKSVFLFGSEQYGLSPIAKELADKTLYLPMLGEADSLNLAMSCGIVLYESIRQRSK
- a CDS encoding class I SAM-dependent methyltransferase, encoding MTKSYELLDSGDLSKLEIVGGYKLQRSSPTSAYGKETPGIWKDLHATYIKNDSGSGHWNFQKKVPESFTIEFSNLTFKIKLTPFGHIGLFPEQETNWNRIREIGKKKQGLEVLNLFAYSGGSTLACLDAGMSVCHVDASKGMVDWARENAKLSGLDSKPVRWIVDDVMKFIRREIKRGKKYQGLILDPPSFGRGSKGEVWKIEENLSELMDALMELSDSKPEFVILSCHSQGFSPLTLERILSSRIKTKGNYETTELYIPETSGKKYPAGFCTFFKKS